In a genomic window of SAR324 cluster bacterium:
- a CDS encoding TlpA family protein disulfide reductase, protein MKKLLSILVLFCWSSVLWAQTSPLTDDEQNLLKKQNIELAKYPINAENFEGTLPDGTLVHLSDYKDKIVFLNFWATWCGPCLKELPDMEKLNQEFKDKGVVILAVGMGESTEKIQNFLQKKPFSMKFIADPEMQITQLYGVQNIPVTYLIHPGGEVFARAVGPRDWFSSEIRTFFSNRSKLLNSH, encoded by the coding sequence ATGAAAAAACTTCTTTCCATACTGGTTCTGTTTTGTTGGAGCAGTGTACTTTGGGCACAGACGTCACCGCTCACAGACGATGAACAAAACCTCCTCAAAAAACAAAATATCGAACTTGCCAAATATCCCATCAATGCGGAAAATTTTGAAGGAACCTTACCCGATGGAACGTTGGTTCACTTGTCCGATTACAAAGATAAAATCGTGTTTTTAAATTTTTGGGCCACGTGGTGCGGACCCTGTCTGAAAGAACTTCCCGACATGGAAAAGCTGAATCAGGAATTCAAAGACAAGGGGGTGGTGATTCTGGCCGTTGGCATGGGGGAATCCACCGAAAAAATTCAAAATTTTTTACAGAAAAAACCGTTCTCCATGAAATTTATCGCTGACCCGGAAATGCAAATCACACAATTGTACGGTGTGCAAAATATCCCTGTCACGTATTTGATTCATCCCGGCGGAGAAGTTTTTGCCAGAGCAGTCGGCCCCAGAGACTGGTTCAGTTCAGAGATCCGAACATTTTTTTCCAACCGTAGCAAACTCCTCAATTCACACTAA
- a CDS encoding PhoH family protein, which translates to MPENMTFVIDTNVLLYDPDALNAYPEEEIVLPIVVIEEIDKFKGVLSETGRNARKVSQLLDQYRQLGNLSEGITLPNNGRLKVMFTARMKTEEFRDLDLNRASNQVLAAAYQLHSQGKPLVLITQDVNLRVRANALGIRVAPYEEHPVESIFYKGIIRHEVCHSELESYRKGRIFEHEAGFHPNEGVLLVNENDAEDFELWRFDAEQGLTAVSQNDVVWGTSPRNPEQCLALDLLLNPEIPVVTMVGKAGTGKTLLALAAGLQMTLMENLYNKLLVSRPIFPMGRDLGYLPGEIQDKLAPWMQPIFDNLELLIGSPSKEHKPRTKGYQELLDQSVLVIEPLTYIRGRSIPHQYMIVDEAQNLTPHEIKTIITRAGEGTKIILTGDPHQIDNPYVNVASNGLSYVVERFKSHKLAGHVTLLNGERSSLAELAANIL; encoded by the coding sequence ATGCCTGAAAACATGACATTTGTGATTGATACCAATGTGTTGCTCTATGATCCTGACGCACTCAACGCCTACCCCGAAGAGGAAATTGTCCTGCCCATTGTTGTCATTGAGGAAATTGATAAATTCAAGGGAGTGCTGAGTGAAACCGGCAGGAACGCACGAAAAGTGTCTCAACTTCTGGATCAATATCGACAATTGGGAAACTTGTCAGAAGGCATCACCTTGCCCAACAATGGTCGCCTCAAAGTCATGTTCACCGCCAGAATGAAAACTGAAGAATTCCGTGATCTGGATCTCAATCGCGCATCCAATCAGGTGCTGGCCGCGGCTTATCAACTCCATTCCCAGGGAAAACCACTGGTGCTGATCACCCAGGATGTCAATCTGAGAGTCAGGGCCAACGCACTGGGGATCCGGGTGGCGCCCTATGAGGAACACCCGGTTGAGTCCATTTTTTACAAAGGCATCATCCGTCATGAAGTCTGTCACAGCGAACTGGAATCCTATAGAAAGGGCCGAATCTTTGAACATGAAGCCGGTTTTCATCCCAATGAAGGGGTCTTGCTGGTGAATGAAAATGATGCTGAGGATTTTGAACTTTGGCGGTTTGACGCAGAACAAGGCTTGACAGCCGTTTCACAGAACGATGTTGTCTGGGGCACTTCTCCCAGAAACCCGGAACAATGTCTGGCGCTGGATCTTCTGTTGAATCCCGAGATACCGGTTGTGACTATGGTGGGAAAGGCTGGAACCGGAAAAACACTGTTGGCCCTGGCGGCTGGTCTGCAAATGACACTGATGGAAAATCTCTACAATAAATTGCTGGTGTCCCGTCCGATTTTTCCCATGGGCCGCGATCTGGGATATTTACCCGGTGAAATTCAGGACAAACTGGCTCCCTGGATGCAACCAATTTTTGACAATCTGGAACTTCTGATCGGCTCACCTTCCAAGGAGCACAAACCCCGCACCAAAGGCTATCAGGAATTGCTGGATCAATCGGTGCTTGTGATCGAGCCGCTGACCTATATTCGGGGAAGAAGCATTCCGCACCAGTATATGATTGTGGACGAGGCTCAAAACCTGACCCCGCATGAAATTAAAACAATCATCACCCGGGCTGGTGAAGGCACCAAGATTATTTTGACCGGAGATCCACATCAAATTGACAATCCTTATGTGAATGTGGCCTCAAACGGATTGAGCTATGTGGTGGAACGCTTTAAATCTCACAAACTCGCGGGCCATGTCACCCTGCTCAATGGTGAGCGTTCCTCTCTGGCGGAACTGGCCGCGAATATCCTTTAG